A window from Gottschalkiaceae bacterium SANA encodes these proteins:
- a CDS encoding DUF1667 domain-containing protein: MEDRKMVCISCPIGCRLTVTESNGEYAVEGNQCKRGEAYGIKEMTDPTRVVPTTVKIRGARLRRLPVKTHIPLPKPLIFDAMKLINEVEVEAPIKVGAIVIKNILDTGVNIVATRSMERTE, encoded by the coding sequence ATGGAAGATAGAAAAATGGTTTGTATCAGTTGTCCAATCGGTTGTCGGTTAACGGTGACCGAGAGTAATGGAGAATACGCAGTAGAAGGGAATCAATGCAAGCGTGGAGAAGCCTATGGAATCAAAGAAATGACAGATCCGACGCGGGTTGTGCCGACAACGGTTAAGATCCGAGGCGCTAGGCTCAGGCGATTGCCAGTAAAGACTCATATCCCTTTGCCAAAACCATTGATTTTTGATGCGATGAAGTTGATTAATGAGGTTGAGGTGGAAGCACCGATAAAAGTAGGTGCAATAGTGATAAAAAACATTCTTGATACAGGTGTGAATATTGTTGCGACAAGAAGTATGGAACGAACGGAATAG
- a CDS encoding NAD(P)/FAD-dependent oxidoreductase — MYDVAIIGAGVIGTGIARELMRYQLKVVILEKENDVADGTTKANSAIVHAGYDAPFGSNKGRFNVEGNAMYGQVCKELDVHFKQIGSLVLAFDEEDRPTLQELLENGKRLGVPGLEIIEPDRIREIEPNVSQKVVAALWAPTAGIVGPWELAISYAENAMDNGAELRLNTEVTGITKKENKFHLMTSTGEVEARLVVNAAGIHADDIYNMVAQSEFTINPRRGEYFLLDNEVSDLVNTVVFQCPTKMGKGVLVSPTVDGNIIVGPNAEDVQTKDEINTTADGLDFIRQKAKLTIEELPFHMNITNFSGLRAEPSTGDFIIEESKQVAGFINVAGIKSPGLSSAPAIAVYVAETICAGILGSHAKRNPAFNPKTRKKLRFKDLSDEKKADLIRVEPSFARIICRCETITEGEIVDAIHRNAGARTINGVKRRCRPGAGRCQGGFCGPRVVEILARELKISPMEVELEGKDSHILVGETKGGADE; from the coding sequence ATGTATGATGTTGCCATTATCGGCGCAGGCGTCATTGGTACCGGAATTGCACGAGAACTGATGCGGTATCAGTTGAAGGTTGTTATCTTGGAAAAGGAAAATGATGTAGCGGATGGAACCACCAAGGCCAATAGTGCGATTGTTCATGCGGGTTATGATGCACCTTTTGGGTCTAATAAAGGTCGATTCAATGTAGAGGGAAATGCCATGTATGGCCAAGTTTGCAAGGAGCTAGATGTACATTTTAAACAAATTGGTTCCCTGGTATTGGCCTTTGACGAGGAAGATCGACCAACCTTGCAAGAGTTATTGGAAAATGGGAAAAGATTAGGTGTTCCAGGTCTTGAAATTATCGAACCGGATCGAATTCGTGAAATTGAACCCAATGTTAGCCAGAAAGTCGTGGCAGCGCTATGGGCACCGACGGCAGGAATTGTTGGTCCGTGGGAACTAGCAATTTCCTATGCAGAAAATGCCATGGATAATGGTGCAGAGTTGCGCTTGAATACTGAAGTGACAGGGATTACGAAAAAGGAAAACAAATTTCATTTGATGACTTCGACAGGAGAAGTAGAAGCAAGACTGGTTGTTAATGCTGCAGGGATTCATGCGGATGATATCTACAACATGGTTGCTCAATCGGAATTCACGATTAATCCAAGAAGGGGCGAATATTTTCTTCTGGACAATGAAGTCAGTGACCTAGTCAATACAGTTGTCTTTCAATGTCCAACAAAGATGGGCAAAGGCGTTTTGGTATCGCCGACGGTAGATGGCAATATTATCGTAGGACCCAACGCAGAGGACGTCCAAACAAAGGATGAGATTAATACAACAGCTGACGGATTGGATTTTATTCGTCAAAAAGCCAAATTAACCATAGAAGAGTTGCCGTTTCACATGAATATTACCAATTTTTCGGGCTTGCGTGCAGAACCCTCTACGGGCGATTTTATTATAGAGGAATCGAAACAGGTAGCGGGATTTATTAATGTGGCGGGAATCAAGTCGCCGGGTTTGTCTTCAGCACCTGCTATTGCAGTTTATGTGGCAGAAACGATTTGTGCGGGAATCTTGGGATCTCATGCGAAAAGGAACCCGGCCTTCAATCCGAAAACCCGTAAGAAACTCAGATTTAAGGATTTAAGTGATGAAAAAAAAGCGGATCTGATACGCGTGGAACCTTCCTTTGCACGGATCATTTGTCGCTGTGAAACGATAACAGAAGGAGAAATTGTAGACGCGATCCATAGAAACGCTGGAGCACGAACAATTAATGGTGTTAAGCGGCGATGCCGACCGGGCGCTGGTCGTTGTCAAGGCGGTTTCTGCGGTCCTCGGGTTGTTGAAATTTTGGCAAGAGAGTTGAAGATTAGTCCGATGGAAGTAGAACTGGAAGGAAAAGATTCCCATATTCTCGTTGGAGAAACTAAAGGGGGTGCCGACGAATGA
- a CDS encoding transporter substrate-binding domain-containing protein — MKNKRIILLILFISLALGASGCAKDETELVVGMELAYPPFETTDPEGNPMGISVDLAYALGEYLDRPVRIENTAWGGLIPALQSGKIDMVLSSMTIRPDRLEQIDFSDPYADAYLALLINQDSPVQLAEDLNHADRILAVKNGTTGHLVAMDLFPKATINAFDNENACVLEVSQGKADAFIYDQLTIYKNWKLNETTTRPLLEPFQDTPEQWGIGIKKGNDELKNQINAFLRDFKSSGGFSKLQETHLSEQKILFDELGVPLFF, encoded by the coding sequence ATGAAAAACAAACGAATCATCCTATTGATTCTTTTCATCAGCCTTGCTCTCGGAGCAAGTGGCTGCGCCAAAGATGAAACAGAACTCGTTGTGGGGATGGAATTGGCATATCCCCCATTTGAAACCACGGATCCAGAAGGCAATCCCATGGGTATCAGCGTTGATCTCGCCTATGCTCTGGGAGAATATCTTGATCGCCCAGTCCGCATCGAAAACACCGCTTGGGGCGGTTTAATTCCAGCCCTCCAATCCGGAAAAATTGATATGGTCTTGTCATCCATGACCATTCGACCCGATCGTCTGGAACAAATCGACTTTTCAGATCCCTATGCTGATGCCTATTTAGCCCTACTGATCAATCAAGATTCCCCCGTTCAACTTGCTGAGGATCTCAATCATGCTGATCGCATCCTTGCCGTAAAAAATGGTACCACAGGTCACCTCGTCGCCATGGATCTTTTCCCAAAAGCTACGATCAATGCCTTTGATAATGAAAATGCATGTGTTTTAGAAGTTTCCCAAGGGAAAGCCGATGCATTCATCTACGATCAGCTCACCATCTACAAAAACTGGAAACTCAATGAAACAACAACACGGCCCTTACTCGAACCCTTTCAAGATACACCGGAGCAATGGGGAATCGGCATTAAAAAAGGAAATGATGAGCTGAAAAATCAGATCAATGCATTTTTGCGGGATTTCAAATCATCAGGCGGTTTTTCCAAACTTCAAGAGACTCATTTATCCGAACAAAAAATCTTATTTGATGAGCTCGGAGTCCCATTATTCTTTTAA
- a CDS encoding nitroreductase family protein — protein MNPILQAIEKRQSLRNFGGPLVTDEEREAILHAALRAPTAGNMMMYSIVQIRSKETLKTLAETCDHQPFIGKASFGLLFLADLQKWHDYFCSVGLEKDFTAKELEPKASDLYLGLNDAIIAAQTAVIAAESLGVGSCYIGDIVENKEIHQEMFSLPRWVFPAAFLVFGKAPEGASRPMTPRFDEKYVVFDESYQVLEADDFSEMFARYTEKEKAWGLSFGEKLFKRKMVSDFAMEMDRSVRAYVSEWMGEEE, from the coding sequence ATGAATCCAATTTTGCAAGCAATTGAGAAGCGACAATCTTTGCGGAATTTTGGCGGCCCGCTTGTAACAGATGAAGAGCGGGAAGCCATTCTTCACGCCGCCCTGCGGGCACCGACGGCGGGAAATATGATGATGTATTCCATTGTGCAAATCCGTTCCAAGGAAACGTTGAAAACGCTAGCGGAGACTTGCGATCATCAACCCTTTATTGGGAAAGCCAGTTTTGGCTTGCTCTTTCTTGCAGATCTTCAAAAATGGCATGATTATTTTTGTTCGGTTGGATTGGAAAAGGATTTTACTGCCAAGGAATTAGAACCCAAGGCTTCTGATTTATATCTTGGATTGAACGATGCGATCATTGCCGCGCAAACTGCAGTGATCGCAGCAGAATCTTTAGGTGTGGGATCTTGTTATATCGGCGATATTGTTGAGAATAAGGAAATACATCAAGAGATGTTTTCTTTGCCGCGCTGGGTGTTTCCGGCAGCCTTTCTTGTCTTTGGCAAGGCTCCGGAAGGGGCGAGTCGGCCGATGACGCCCAGGTTCGACGAAAAATATGTAGTCTTTGACGAAAGCTATCAGGTCCTTGAGGCTGATGATTTTTCAGAAATGTTCGCCAGATACACAGAAAAGGAAAAAGCTTGGGGTCTTAGTTTTGGCGAAAAGCTCTTTAAACGGAAAATGGTGTCTGATTTTGCCATGGAAATGGATCGATCGGTTCGCGCATACGTCAGTGAATGGATGGGGGAGGAAGAATAA
- a CDS encoding ZIP family metal transporter has protein sequence MQWFSELSPIIQALFGTLFTYALTALGAAMVFFFVTIKKRTLDGMLGFAAGVMIAASFWSLLAPAIDLAEAIGQNAVGTATAGFLTGGLFLYLVDKFLPHLHLDVEGHEHREGVKSSWQRSLLLVLAITIHNIPEGLAVGVAFGALGSDYPIATLGGAISLAIGIGIQNFPEGAAVSIPLRREGFSRKKAFMYGQFSGMVEPIAGVMGAFLVLSMKAVLPFALAFAAGAMIYVVAEELIPESHFERNGHIATWGVMVGFAVMMFLDVALG, from the coding sequence ATGCAGTGGTTTTCAGAATTATCACCAATTATTCAAGCTCTTTTCGGTACCTTATTTACCTATGCGCTAACCGCGCTTGGCGCGGCCATGGTATTTTTCTTTGTTACAATTAAAAAAAGAACATTAGATGGAATGCTAGGGTTTGCAGCGGGGGTTATGATCGCAGCTAGCTTTTGGTCCTTATTGGCACCTGCCATTGATTTAGCGGAAGCCATTGGGCAGAATGCCGTTGGTACTGCAACTGCAGGTTTCTTGACAGGGGGATTATTCCTATATCTGGTGGATAAGTTTTTGCCCCACCTCCATTTGGATGTAGAAGGGCATGAACATCGAGAAGGGGTGAAAAGCAGTTGGCAGCGGAGTTTACTTTTAGTTTTAGCCATTACTATTCATAATATTCCTGAAGGACTTGCTGTTGGTGTTGCATTTGGTGCTTTGGGTTCAGATTACCCAATTGCTACCTTGGGTGGTGCGATTTCTTTGGCCATCGGAATTGGTATTCAAAATTTTCCAGAGGGCGCTGCCGTTTCAATTCCTCTGCGAAGGGAAGGTTTTTCAAGAAAGAAAGCCTTTATGTATGGACAATTTTCTGGCATGGTGGAACCGATTGCCGGTGTAATGGGCGCATTTTTGGTTTTGTCGATGAAGGCTGTTTTGCCATTTGCTCTGGCATTCGCCGCTGGGGCAATGATCTATGTTGTGGCTGAAGAATTGATTCCAGAGTCTCATTTTGAACGGAACGGTCATATAGCAACTTGGGGTGTTATGGTTGGATTTGCAGTCATGATGTTTTTAGATGTTGCTTTAGGTTAA
- a CDS encoding amino acid ABC transporter ATP-binding protein yields the protein MNLNLNHLTKSFGDKTVIDDLSCSLSGIRSLAIIGPSGGGKSTLIRLIAGLIAPSSGTIQLDEQAILDDEAFLIEYRKELGMVFQAYNLFPHLTAIENVILPLVHVHHISEIKARATAEECLNRFQLTEHQNKLPAHLSGGQQQRVAIARAIASQSKYLLFDEPTSALDPELTGEVLDMINELREEGKEFIVVTHEMGFAKNACDYVLFIAEGKILEHGPSHTLFDNPQSKELQSFLARILEWN from the coding sequence ATGAATCTTAATCTAAATCATCTAACAAAATCCTTCGGGGATAAGACCGTGATTGATGATTTATCCTGTTCCCTTAGCGGGATTCGGTCCCTTGCCATTATTGGTCCCTCCGGTGGCGGAAAATCGACCTTGATCCGTTTGATCGCAGGCCTGATTGCCCCAAGTTCTGGTACCATTCAATTGGATGAGCAAGCGATACTTGACGATGAGGCCTTTCTTATTGAATATCGGAAGGAATTGGGCATGGTTTTTCAAGCCTATAATCTATTCCCTCACCTTACTGCCATTGAAAATGTTATTCTTCCCTTGGTACATGTTCACCATATTTCGGAGATAAAAGCCAGAGCAACTGCAGAAGAATGCTTAAATCGCTTTCAATTAACAGAACATCAAAACAAACTACCTGCGCATTTATCCGGCGGCCAGCAACAGCGTGTCGCCATTGCCAGAGCCATTGCCAGTCAATCCAAATACCTGCTTTTCGATGAGCCGACCTCAGCCCTAGATCCAGAACTCACGGGCGAAGTCCTCGACATGATCAATGAGCTTAGGGAAGAAGGAAAGGAATTTATTGTGGTTACCCACGAGATGGGATTTGCAAAAAACGCCTGTGACTATGTACTCTTTATTGCCGAAGGAAAAATTCTTGAACATGGTCCCAGTCATACCCTCTTTGATAATCCACAGTCAAAGGAATTACAGTCCTTTTTGGCTCGCATTTTGGAATGGAATTAA
- the glpK_1 gene encoding glycerol kinase GlpK — translation MKKYILALDQGTTSSRAIIFDHDGQIVATAQKEFTQYYPKAGWVEHDAMEIWGTQSGVMKEVMATAGVDASEIAAIGITNQRETTVVWDRETGKPVYHAIVWQCRRTAGFCDELKERGLEDYVRTNTGLVVDAYFSGTKVNWILNNVEGAREKAEAGKLAFGTIDTWLIWNLTKGKVHVTDYSNASRTMLYNIRDLKWDDKMMKELDVPASVLPEVKQSSEVYGMTDSSMFGVEIPIAGIAGDQQAALFGQACFEPGMAKNTYGTGCFMLMNTGEEIVPSKNGLLTTMAWGVDGKVEYALEGSIFIAGASIQWLRDEMKMITDAKDSEYFATKVKDSNGVYVVPAFVGLGAPYWDMYARGTILGLTRGANRNHIIRATLESIAYQTRDVLEAMQEDSGIQLQALKVDGGAVANNFLMQFQSDILDVPVYRPVVAETTALGAAYLAGLAVKFWDNKEIIAKKWAIDREFEPEMAESKRTDLYKGWKKAVGRAAKWEEA, via the coding sequence ATGAAAAAGTACATTTTGGCATTGGATCAAGGAACAACAAGTTCGAGGGCGATTATCTTTGATCATGACGGACAAATCGTAGCGACCGCACAAAAAGAGTTTACACAGTATTATCCAAAAGCAGGCTGGGTAGAGCATGATGCGATGGAAATCTGGGGAACCCAAAGTGGCGTTATGAAAGAAGTAATGGCTACAGCAGGCGTTGATGCTTCAGAAATTGCAGCAATCGGAATTACGAACCAACGGGAAACAACAGTTGTTTGGGATCGTGAAACGGGCAAACCGGTTTATCATGCAATCGTCTGGCAATGTCGTCGAACGGCAGGTTTCTGTGACGAGTTGAAAGAACGCGGGTTGGAAGACTATGTTCGTACGAATACAGGATTAGTCGTTGATGCATACTTCTCAGGAACAAAAGTCAATTGGATCTTGAACAATGTTGAAGGCGCACGCGAGAAAGCGGAAGCTGGAAAATTGGCATTTGGTACCATCGATACTTGGTTAATTTGGAATCTTACTAAAGGCAAAGTACATGTAACGGATTATTCGAATGCTTCTCGAACCATGTTGTATAATATCCGCGACCTGAAGTGGGATGATAAAATGATGAAAGAATTGGATGTTCCTGCATCAGTTCTTCCAGAAGTTAAGCAATCCAGTGAAGTATACGGCATGACAGATTCTTCAATGTTCGGCGTTGAAATTCCAATTGCAGGGATCGCAGGCGATCAGCAAGCAGCATTGTTTGGACAAGCATGTTTCGAACCAGGCATGGCGAAAAACACATACGGCACCGGTTGCTTTATGTTGATGAACACAGGCGAAGAAATTGTACCTTCTAAAAACGGATTATTGACAACCATGGCATGGGGCGTTGATGGCAAGGTTGAATACGCGTTAGAAGGCTCGATCTTTATTGCGGGCGCATCTATCCAATGGTTGCGCGATGAAATGAAAATGATCACAGATGCGAAGGACAGTGAATACTTTGCAACTAAAGTGAAGGATTCTAACGGCGTTTATGTTGTTCCTGCATTTGTTGGTCTAGGCGCTCCTTATTGGGATATGTATGCACGCGGCACTATTTTGGGCTTAACGCGGGGGGCAAACCGCAACCATATCATCCGTGCGACACTAGAATCTATTGCTTATCAAACTCGTGACGTATTGGAAGCAATGCAAGAGGATTCAGGAATCCAATTGCAAGCATTGAAGGTTGACGGCGGCGCGGTTGCCAACAACTTCTTAATGCAATTCCAATCAGATATTCTTGATGTTCCGGTTTATCGTCCTGTTGTTGCTGAAACAACTGCATTGGGTGCTGCATACTTGGCAGGTTTGGCTGTTAAGTTCTGGGATAACAAAGAAATCATCGCGAAGAAATGGGCAATTGACCGTGAATTCGAACCAGAAATGGCAGAATCAAAACGTACAGACTTGTATAAAGGCTGGAAAAAGGCTGTTGGTCGGGCAGCGAAGTGGGAAGAGGCGTAA
- a CDS encoding FAD-dependent oxidoreductase: MKAYDLIVVGGGPAGLAAAVEAKKEGVDKVLVLERDRELGGILQQCIHNGFGLHIFKEELTGPEYAERFIDELKEMGIEYRLDTMVLDISDERIIHVISKAEGFVTLVAKAVILAMGCRERTRGALAIPGYRPAGVFTAGTAQRYLNMEGYMVGKKVLILGSGDIGLIMARRMTLEGAKVLGCVELMPFSGGLTRNIVQCLDDYDIPLMLSHTVTDIQGKDRVQGVTVMKVDENRQPIPGTEIQFDVDTLLLSVGLIPENELSKGAGVQLDMKTRGAIVNESMETSVPGIFACGNVLHVHDLVDWVTDESRRAGKFAAKYIANPGGQKEEAIETIPGQGVGYIVPQRIRPSQVDQVLELFMRVRDIYVGQTVVIRVDGKEVQAKRRGHMAPGEMERVKLPVSLFNGPGVKKITVDVESR, from the coding sequence ATGAAAGCATATGATTTGATCGTGGTAGGCGGTGGTCCTGCTGGACTCGCGGCAGCGGTAGAAGCTAAAAAAGAGGGTGTCGACAAGGTTCTGGTTTTAGAAAGAGACCGTGAATTGGGTGGTATTCTGCAACAATGCATTCATAACGGATTTGGTCTGCACATCTTCAAGGAGGAGTTGACAGGTCCGGAATATGCTGAGCGTTTTATTGATGAATTGAAGGAAATGGGCATTGAGTATCGCCTAGATACCATGGTATTGGATATCAGTGATGAGCGGATTATTCATGTGATCAGCAAGGCGGAAGGCTTTGTAACCTTGGTTGCCAAGGCTGTGATTTTGGCCATGGGTTGTCGGGAACGAACACGTGGGGCACTGGCTATTCCAGGATATCGGCCAGCTGGTGTCTTTACGGCAGGTACGGCGCAGCGATATTTGAATATGGAAGGATATATGGTTGGCAAGAAGGTTTTGATTCTGGGCTCTGGTGATATTGGATTGATTATGGCTCGACGCATGACTCTAGAAGGTGCAAAGGTATTGGGGTGTGTGGAATTGATGCCTTTTTCTGGCGGTCTGACTCGAAATATTGTGCAATGTCTCGATGACTATGACATTCCCTTGATGTTGAGCCATACGGTAACAGATATTCAAGGAAAAGACCGTGTACAAGGTGTAACGGTGATGAAGGTGGATGAAAATCGCCAACCGATTCCGGGAACGGAAATTCAGTTCGATGTGGATACCCTTTTGTTGTCTGTTGGATTGATTCCAGAAAATGAATTGTCGAAGGGTGCTGGGGTGCAATTGGATATGAAAACCCGTGGCGCCATTGTCAATGAGTCTATGGAAACCTCTGTGCCAGGGATTTTCGCCTGCGGAAATGTTTTGCATGTGCATGATTTGGTGGACTGGGTGACAGATGAATCGCGGCGAGCGGGCAAGTTCGCAGCGAAGTATATTGCGAACCCTGGGGGACAAAAGGAAGAGGCGATTGAAACGATACCGGGTCAAGGCGTAGGATATATTGTCCCGCAAAGGATACGTCCATCACAAGTTGACCAAGTTTTGGAACTTTTTATGCGGGTTCGAGATATCTACGTGGGACAAACGGTTGTGATTCGTGTAGACGGAAAAGAAGTGCAGGCAAAAAGACGAGGGCATATGGCTCCAGGCGAGATGGAACGAGTGAAATTGCCGGTTTCATTGTTTAATGGACCTGGGGTGAAAAAAATCACCGTTGATGTGGAAAGCCGGTAA
- a CDS encoding glycerol-3-phosphate responsive antiterminator, with translation MRNNHLFFDKIEMNPIIAAINNHDMIEEAIASPCEIIFLLKGNIMNLSEISKRLKDSGKLVFVHMDLMEGLTKESVALEYVSKTCHLDGIITTRTSLLKKAKELNLFTIQRMFLLDSLSLERGIHSVKHIRPDAVEILPGIVPKMTKFLKQELNVPIITGGLIKDKEDVIESLQAGAVGISTSRKEIWYL, from the coding sequence ATGAGAAACAACCATCTATTTTTTGATAAAATTGAAATGAATCCAATCATCGCAGCAATCAACAATCATGACATGATTGAGGAGGCAATTGCTTCACCTTGCGAAATTATATTTTTATTGAAAGGGAATATCATGAATTTATCGGAGATATCCAAGCGGTTGAAGGATTCTGGTAAATTGGTATTTGTTCATATGGATTTGATGGAGGGCCTGACCAAGGAGTCAGTTGCTTTGGAGTACGTGTCAAAGACCTGCCATCTTGACGGAATTATCACCACGAGAACCAGCCTGTTAAAAAAGGCCAAGGAATTGAATTTATTTACGATTCAACGGATGTTTCTCTTAGACTCCTTGTCCTTGGAGAGAGGGATTCATTCTGTAAAGCATATTCGTCCCGATGCGGTAGAAATTTTGCCGGGAATCGTTCCAAAAATGACCAAGTTTTTAAAACAGGAATTGAATGTCCCGATTATAACGGGAGGTTTAATCAAGGATAAGGAAGATGTAATTGAAAGTTTGCAGGCGGGTGCAGTAGGCATATCAACAAGCCGCAAGGAAATTTGGTATTTGTAG
- a CDS encoding amino acid ABC transporter permease, giving the protein MTIVVSIFALILSLTFGTLAALGNHSKSYFFHYLSKFYVELIRGTPLLVQIVFFYYIIGTAFQIENKIIGGVIILSTFSGAYVSEIIRAGIESIENSQLETARALGLNHRQIYRLIIYPQVIRRVLPPLAGQFASIIKDSSLLSFIAVREFTKVTFEVTAINFATFESYALLAVGYLLLTLPISLWTKRLERRFYYES; this is encoded by the coding sequence ATGACGATTGTAGTCAGCATCTTTGCGTTGATCCTCAGTCTCACCTTTGGTACCCTGGCTGCCCTGGGCAATCATTCCAAAAGCTATTTTTTCCACTATCTCAGTAAATTTTATGTTGAGTTAATTAGGGGCACACCTCTATTGGTACAAATTGTCTTTTTCTACTATATCATCGGAACTGCCTTTCAAATCGAGAACAAGATTATCGGCGGAGTCATTATCCTGTCAACTTTTTCGGGCGCCTACGTCTCGGAAATTATTCGTGCTGGAATCGAGTCCATCGAAAATTCGCAATTAGAGACTGCTCGAGCACTTGGACTTAATCACAGACAGATCTATCGATTGATTATCTATCCCCAGGTCATCCGACGTGTCTTGCCTCCCCTGGCTGGTCAATTTGCTTCGATTATAAAGGATAGCTCCCTGCTTTCCTTTATTGCCGTTCGTGAGTTTACCAAGGTGACTTTTGAAGTAACTGCTATTAACTTTGCTACCTTTGAAAGTTACGCTCTATTGGCTGTCGGTTATTTGCTTCTAACCCTTCCAATTTCCCTGTGGACAAAACGATTGGAAAGGAGATTTTATTATGAATCTTAA
- the surE gene encoding 5'/3'-nucleotidase SurE — translation MNILLTNDDGIESKAIWSLKKALEKKAHQVYMMAPMENNSACSMRLSLFLPFEMEEREDQVFALSGTPVDCVILGTKLMEKQYETKIDLVVTGINNGLNLGTDVYYSGTVGAARQGQIQGINAIAFSYEGYRPSEEENFRSAEIAAELVDRYFADQARVEELISVNLPKTIMEGFPEIAETYIGKRMHEGGTLMKREDGRYYIDMTDSTFVEDQREGCDSKAVAEGMISVTRIPYGC, via the coding sequence ATGAATATATTATTAACGAACGATGATGGAATTGAATCAAAGGCGATTTGGAGTTTGAAAAAAGCCTTAGAAAAGAAAGCGCATCAGGTGTATATGATGGCTCCCATGGAGAATAACAGTGCTTGCAGTATGCGATTATCCTTATTTCTTCCCTTTGAAATGGAAGAACGAGAAGACCAGGTTTTTGCTTTGTCGGGTACCCCGGTGGATTGTGTAATTTTGGGTACCAAATTGATGGAAAAACAATATGAAACAAAGATTGATCTGGTGGTGACTGGAATCAACAATGGTCTAAATTTGGGGACGGATGTGTACTATTCCGGTACTGTTGGTGCTGCGCGTCAAGGACAGATTCAAGGGATTAACGCCATCGCATTTTCTTATGAAGGCTATCGACCTAGCGAAGAAGAAAATTTTCGAAGCGCAGAAATTGCTGCTGAATTGGTGGATCGGTATTTTGCTGATCAAGCGCGAGTGGAAGAGTTGATTAGTGTGAATTTGCCAAAGACAATTATGGAGGGATTCCCAGAGATTGCAGAGACCTATATCGGAAAAAGAATGCATGAAGGTGGAACCTTAATGAAACGAGAGGACGGTCGTTATTATATCGACATGACCGATTCTACCTTTGTGGAAGATCAGCGAGAGGGTTGTGATTCTAAAGCAGTGGCAGAGGGGATGATCTCTGTGACCCGCATTCCATACGGGTGCTAA
- a CDS encoding YitT family protein encodes MFQRQQNRWVRAFWDYLFITIGCGSIAWAVVGFFQVNTIAPGGVSGVAVILYKLFQFPVEISYLAINIPLFILGTLLLGKSFGFKTFYGTVMISVFLRLIPHVSMTDNVLLAAMIGGGLTGLGLGLVFTRGATTGGTDLLAAILNRFFPSMKIQHLLLLIDVSVVIASGLVSQQIETALLSVVALVTIVRLVDAVLDGFLASKAFWIITDYPEVVSQRILKDMDRGATMMKGKGAYTQGDKGVLLCVVERYEIMKVKRIVREVDPQSFMIVADVHEVYGEGFTTQ; translated from the coding sequence ATGTTTCAGCGACAACAGAATCGATGGGTTCGTGCATTTTGGGATTATTTGTTTATTACGATAGGTTGTGGATCGATTGCCTGGGCTGTGGTTGGTTTCTTTCAAGTCAATACGATTGCGCCCGGCGGTGTATCCGGTGTAGCGGTCATTTTATACAAGCTTTTTCAATTTCCGGTAGAGATCTCTTATTTGGCCATTAATATTCCGCTATTTATTTTGGGTACTTTGCTTTTGGGCAAGAGTTTTGGATTTAAGACTTTCTATGGTACGGTGATGATTTCTGTGTTTCTGCGGTTGATTCCCCACGTTTCCATGACAGACAACGTTTTGCTAGCCGCTATGATTGGTGGTGGATTAACTGGTTTGGGTCTTGGACTTGTGTTTACTCGCGGAGCAACGACTGGTGGGACCGACTTGTTAGCGGCCATTCTCAATCGATTTTTCCCATCAATGAAGATACAACATCTTTTGCTCTTAATTGATGTGTCAGTTGTGATTGCTTCGGGGCTGGTGAGCCAGCAGATTGAAACCGCGCTTTTGTCGGTGGTTGCTCTGGTGACCATCGTTCGTTTGGTGGATGCAGTGTTGGACGGCTTTCTGGCATCAAAAGCCTTTTGGATTATTACGGATTATCCGGAAGTTGTTAGTCAGCGGATTTTGAAGGACATGGACCGTGGAGCAACCATGATGAAGGGAAAGGGTGCTTACACCCAAGGAGATAAAGGGGTCTTGCTCTGTGTGGTGGAGCGATATGAAATTATGAAGGTGAAGCGTATTGTACGCGAAGTCGATCCGCAATCATTTATGATCGTTGCGGATGTGCATGAGGTATATGGAGAAGGATTTACTACCCAGTAA